A single Mangrovimonas sp. YM274 DNA region contains:
- a CDS encoding DUF4369 domain-containing protein, with product MMKNILIVALAFLVVSCGKESHDLTVKLHVDGLKKGTVYLEQQQDSAFVVVDSIVINGNPQFELHSSLSEPQVMFIKLNKNDNDDRYISFFADKGITEISTSLKNFNYDAKIKGSKQQDILEEYLLMMSKFNNKNLDLIKEQLESQKDNDSLNFDFEAQYNTLVKRKYLYTINFAVNHKDSEVSPYLAVAEIPNTSVKYLETIYDALNDNIKTSLYGKKLKAEIEVRKTKGDTVSTEEAQ from the coding sequence ATGATGAAAAACATATTAATAGTAGCCCTTGCCTTTTTGGTTGTATCCTGCGGAAAAGAATCTCATGATTTAACTGTTAAACTTCATGTTGACGGGTTAAAAAAAGGAACCGTATACTTAGAGCAACAACAGGATTCTGCTTTTGTAGTTGTCGATTCCATTGTTATAAATGGTAATCCCCAATTTGAATTGCATAGCAGTTTAAGTGAACCACAAGTAATGTTTATCAAGTTGAACAAAAACGATAATGACGACCGATACATTTCGTTTTTTGCGGACAAAGGAATTACAGAAATCAGCACCTCTTTAAAGAACTTTAATTATGATGCCAAAATAAAGGGCTCCAAGCAACAGGACATTTTAGAGGAGTATCTATTAATGATGTCTAAATTCAATAACAAGAATTTAGATTTAATCAAAGAACAGCTGGAATCTCAAAAAGACAATGACTCTTTAAACTTTGATTTCGAAGCTCAATATAACACATTAGTAAAACGTAAATATTTGTATACAATCAACTTTGCTGTAAACCATAAGGACAGTGAAGTGTCTCCTTATTTGGCCGTAGCTGAAATCCCTAATACTTCGGTTAAATATTTAGAAACCATTTATGATGCCTTAAACGATAATATTAAAACATCCCTTTATGGCAAAAAATTAAAAGCAGAAATAGAAGTAAGAAAAACAAAAGGGGATACAGTTTCTACAGAAGAAGCTCAATAA
- a CDS encoding DUF819 domain-containing protein — MLALGFVFYTESQKKGFWPVFYKYVPGLLMCYLIPAVFNSFGLISADVSKTYYVASRYLLPASLVLLTISIDLKAVFNLGWKALVMFFTGTIGIVIGGPIAILLISTFSPETVGGVGHDAVWRGLATLAGSWIGGGANQAAMLEIYEFNQELYGGMVLVDIVVANIWMAVLLLGIGKRNKIDNWLKADNSAIDKLQEKVQNFSEKITRNPTLTDLIVILMFAFTAVGIAHFSADKISTFLSNNFEAVSNPKSALSSFGSQFFWLISIATLIGILLSFTKAKNYEGAGASKIGSVFIYVLVATIGMKMDLGKIFENPGLILIGLVWMSIHAGLLILVAKLIRAPYFFMAVGSQANVGGAASAPVVAAAFHPSLATVGALLAVFGYVVGTYGALLCAELMRIASAG; from the coding sequence ATGTTAGCTCTAGGATTTGTGTTTTACACCGAATCGCAAAAAAAAGGATTCTGGCCAGTATTCTACAAATATGTTCCAGGTTTATTGATGTGCTACCTCATTCCGGCAGTCTTCAATTCTTTTGGGCTAATTTCTGCCGATGTTTCCAAAACCTATTACGTAGCCAGTCGCTATTTACTACCCGCATCCTTGGTGTTGTTGACCATTAGCATTGACCTAAAAGCGGTTTTCAATTTAGGATGGAAAGCTTTAGTCATGTTTTTTACTGGTACCATAGGTATTGTAATTGGAGGCCCAATTGCCATTTTATTAATTTCTACGTTCTCACCCGAAACGGTTGGAGGTGTTGGCCATGATGCGGTATGGAGAGGTCTGGCAACCTTAGCTGGAAGTTGGATTGGTGGAGGTGCCAACCAAGCCGCCATGTTAGAAATTTATGAGTTCAACCAAGAACTTTACGGAGGCATGGTTTTGGTAGATATTGTTGTTGCCAATATTTGGATGGCAGTATTACTGCTAGGAATAGGAAAACGTAATAAAATTGATAACTGGCTAAAAGCTGATAACAGCGCCATTGACAAACTACAGGAAAAAGTTCAAAATTTCAGCGAGAAAATAACACGAAATCCTACGCTTACCGATCTTATTGTCATTTTAATGTTTGCCTTTACAGCAGTAGGTATTGCCCATTTTTCTGCTGATAAAATTTCAACGTTTCTATCTAACAATTTTGAGGCCGTAAGCAATCCAAAAAGTGCCCTTTCTTCTTTTGGAAGTCAGTTTTTCTGGCTTATTTCCATCGCCACCTTAATTGGTATTTTACTATCATTTACCAAAGCTAAAAACTACGAAGGTGCCGGTGCCAGCAAAATAGGAAGTGTATTTATTTATGTTTTGGTTGCCACTATAGGAATGAAAATGGACCTTGGCAAAATCTTTGAAAATCCAGGCTTGATTTTGATTGGTTTGGTATGGATGTCCATTCATGCTGGTTTACTCATTTTAGTTGCTAAACTTATTAGAGCTCCTTATTTCTTCATGGCTGTTGGTAGCCAAGCTAATGTTGGAGGAGCCGCTTCTGCTCCCGTTGTAGCTGCTGCCTTTCACCCCTCGCTTGCAACGGTAGGTGCTCTTTTAGCGGTGTTTGGTTACGTAGTTGGAACCTATGGAGCACTCTTGTGCGCTGAGTTAATGAGAATCGCTTCGGCCGGTTAG
- a CDS encoding Arc family DNA-binding protein translates to MAKKKAFALRINEEMLKAIEKWASDEFRSTNGQIEWMLMQSLKNQNRAPKKKPDTTDESDT, encoded by the coding sequence ATGGCTAAAAAGAAAGCTTTTGCATTGCGGATAAATGAAGAGATGCTCAAGGCCATTGAAAAATGGGCTTCTGATGAGTTCAGGAGTACCAATGGCCAAATTGAATGGATGTTGATGCAAAGTCTTAAAAATCAAAATAGAGCACCAAAAAAGAAACCCGATACTACGGATGAAAGCGACACATAG